Within the Coriobacteriia bacterium genome, the region GACGCCACGCTCCTCTATCGTGCGCCCCGGCACGCCGAGCACGCTCTGCTTGACGCTTGCCATGTACGAGGCGACGCCGCCTGCGACGACGTCCGACGAGCCGGGGACGGACGTCAGCGTCGCGCTGATGAGGCCGCCCGTCAGCGACTCCGCCGTTCCAAGGCGCGTCCTGCTCGTGCGCGCCTGGTTGATGACGTCGGCCGCCTGCACGCTCAGCTCGTGCGGCGTGGGGACATGCGTGTTGGCGTACTTGCTGGCCTCAAGGGCGGGCGCGCCGGAGTGAGCCTCGGCCTGTGCCGCCGACGCTCCACCGGTGTCCTCGGTGAGCAGGGGCCACGCCTTGGCGAAGTAGTCGACCATGGACCAGATCGTGAGCACGACGGCGATGATCATGAGCGCCCAGGAGAGCGGCTCCCAGACCCCTTGGATCGACGAGAGGGCCGGCGTGTCCTTGATGATGAACAGGCAGATGGCGACCATCGTCGTGAGCGTCTTTGCCTTGCCGATGCCCGAGGCCGCGATGACGACGCCGGCCGAGGCGGCCACCATGCGCAGGCCGCTCACAAGAAACTCGCGGCTCACAATGACGAGTGGCACCCACGCGGGCAGCGAGCCGAGCTGCACGAGCGCCAACATGGCCGCCATGACGAGGAGCTTGTCGGCGATGGGGTCCATGAACTTGCCGAACGTCGTCACCTCGTTGCGCGAGCGCGCCAGGTAGCCGTCGAGCGTGTCCGTCAGCGAGATGAGGGCAAACACGACGAGGGACACGAACCCCCTGACGTTGGGAGTGCCCCACTCCATGAGCATGAGCAGCACGAGCACCGGGATGCAGGCGATGCGCACGACCGTGACGACGTTTGCAGGCGTCCAGACGAAGCCGGACCCCTGCTGCGATGTGGCGCCGCTGCGCCCCGATGTCTGTGCCATGCGATCTAACCCTGCTTTCTCTCGCGTTCGACGATCGTGCCGAACAGCTCGTAGCAGGCCGCGTCGTCTATGCGCGCGGTCACGAAGTCCCCGAGGGCGACGTCGCCGTCAGGAGCCCCCAGGTGTATGACGCCGTCTGAGTCGGGCGCCTGGAACGCGGCACGCCCGATGAGCTCTGTCGTACCGTCCTCGTCTGTCTCGAAGCCGTCAACGAGGACACGGTACGTCTGGCCGATACGCTCGGCTGCCGAGGCGAAGCCATAGGTGTCGGATATGTCCTGCAGGCGCTGTGTTCTCTCGAGCTTGGTGTCGTCGTCGACCTGATCGGTCATCCGGGCGGCGCGCGTGCCCTCTTCCTGCGAGTACATGAACACGGCCGTGTAGTCGAACGCGGCCTGCTCGAGGAAGTCGCACAGGTCGTCGAACTCCTCGTCGGTCTCGCCGGGGAAGCCAGCCATGGCCGTCGTGCGCAGCGTGATGCCGGGGATCTCGGTGCGCAGCCGCTTGACCATGGCGAGGAACTCGTCTGTCGAGCCCGTGCGGTTCATGCGGCGCAGCAGCTCGTGCGAGCTGTGCTGCAGCGGGATGTCGATGTACTTCACGATTTGGGGCGTGTCACGGATCGTGGCGACGAGCTCGTCGGACAGACCCTCGGGCTGCAGATAGAGCACGCGCACCCAGCCGTCGTAGGGAGCCATAACGGCGGCAACGTCGCGCATGAGGCTGGCGAGCGTCGGCTTGCCGGGCAGGTCGCGGCCCCAGATGCCCGTGTCCTGGCCGATGAGCACGACCTCGCGCACGCCGCCCGAGGCGAGGTGGCGCACCTCGTCGAGGATGACGTCGCGCTCGCGCGAGTAGTAGCGTCCGCGGATGTACGGGATTGCGCAGAACGAGCAATAGCGGTCGCAGCCGTCGCTGATCTTGACGTAGGCGGTCGCCGATCGAACGGTGCGCAGGACGTGCGGCTCCCCTGCGGGAGCGCCCGGCACCTTTTCCGGCGCGTTGTCGAGAGGGCCCTCTTCCTCGACGCCGCAGACGCCGGCGAGTACGGAGACGATGCGGTCCTCGTCCTTGACCGGCACGAAGGCGGCCACCTCGGGCATCTCCTGCTCGATCTCCTCGCCGTAGCGCGACGGTATGCAGCCCGTCATGACGACGGGCGCGCTGATGCCACCCTCGAGGCGTTCGCCGAGCAGCTGCAGCGTGCACTCGACGCCCTCCTCGACGGCGCTCATGAGAAACGAGCACGTGTTGACGACGATGACGTCGGCCCCGTCCTCCTCCTCAACGGTCTCGAACAACGGGCTCTCGTCGACGAGCGTGCGCATGCGATCGGTGTCGACCTCGTTCTTGGCGCAGCCGAGCGTCACGAACTTGACGCGGCGCGGGCTTGCGGATGTGGGCAGTGCGGTGTTGCTGAGGGGCATCTGGGTTGCTTTCGTGACGAAGGGGAAAGGCTGCGGCCTAGCGGTAGTTCACGTACTGGAGCGGCTGGCCGTAGTCCTTGTCGCGCAGGAAGGCGATCGTCTCCTGCAGGGCGTCCTTGCTCGGTG harbors:
- the pgsA gene encoding CDP-diacylglycerol--glycerol-3-phosphate 3-phosphatidyltransferase, whose translation is MAQTSGRSGATSQQGSGFVWTPANVVTVVRIACIPVLVLLMLMEWGTPNVRGFVSLVVFALISLTDTLDGYLARSRNEVTTFGKFMDPIADKLLVMAAMLALVQLGSLPAWVPLVIVSREFLVSGLRMVAASAGVVIAASGIGKAKTLTTMVAICLFIIKDTPALSSIQGVWEPLSWALMIIAVVLTIWSMVDYFAKAWPLLTEDTGGASAAQAEAHSGAPALEASKYANTHVPTPHELSVQAADVINQARTSRTRLGTAESLTGGLISATLTSVPGSSDVVAGGVASYMASVKQSVLGVPGRTIEERGVVSSQTACAMARGALSTLGVDVAVSVTGVAGPGGGTPETPVGTVWFGLAVRGGDVTSEKRRFDGDREQVRTQTVAHALELLSRGIAQRAE
- the rimO gene encoding 30S ribosomal protein S12 methylthiotransferase RimO; its protein translation is MPLSNTALPTSASPRRVKFVTLGCAKNEVDTDRMRTLVDESPLFETVEEEDGADVIVVNTCSFLMSAVEEGVECTLQLLGERLEGGISAPVVMTGCIPSRYGEEIEQEMPEVAAFVPVKDEDRIVSVLAGVCGVEEEGPLDNAPEKVPGAPAGEPHVLRTVRSATAYVKISDGCDRYCSFCAIPYIRGRYYSRERDVILDEVRHLASGGVREVVLIGQDTGIWGRDLPGKPTLASLMRDVAAVMAPYDGWVRVLYLQPEGLSDELVATIRDTPQIVKYIDIPLQHSSHELLRRMNRTGSTDEFLAMVKRLRTEIPGITLRTTAMAGFPGETDEEFDDLCDFLEQAAFDYTAVFMYSQEEGTRAARMTDQVDDDTKLERTQRLQDISDTYGFASAAERIGQTYRVLVDGFETDEDGTTELIGRAAFQAPDSDGVIHLGAPDGDVALGDFVTARIDDAACYELFGTIVERERKQG